A part of Paenarthrobacter sp. A20 genomic DNA contains:
- a CDS encoding HNH endonuclease: MERIWRGQAATAATAATAAVGDVLAALRSVHLGVGSRGLIDQIRGLEELKSAVVGLQARAAVAFDLAQRQEQAAVGVPASERGHGVGAQIALARRESPNRGSRLLGMAKALVTEMPHTMAALESGQLNEWRATLLVKETACLSAEDRCAVDEELSADTGTFEGKGDRAVIAAAKAAAYRRDPRSVAQRAAHASTERTVTLRPAPDTMTYLTALLPVAQGVAAYAALTRAADSARSAGDPRIRGQVMADTLVERITGRRGGISGIDLQLVMTDRTLFQGDSEPARLQGYGVVPAEWARALVGAGSGALSEQAPAPRQEPAPTRDDELTVWLRRLYTAPATGELLTMDSRARLFPPRLRRFIETRDDTCRTPYCDAPIRHIDHVVPWHSGGTTTLANGAGLCEACNHTKEDPGWSANTMPGDRHTLETTTPTGHSYRSKAPALPGYRQGSRTSAVTTPGVIAEPSATPTGSSITPPESSPQSRRVGRRVRYRDKSPAVVR, from the coding sequence ATGGAGCGGATTTGGAGGGGGCAGGCGGCCACTGCGGCTACTGCAGCGACTGCGGCGGTAGGGGATGTTTTGGCGGCCCTGCGTTCCGTCCACCTTGGTGTCGGTAGCCGTGGGTTGATCGACCAGATCCGCGGGCTGGAAGAGCTGAAGTCCGCCGTCGTGGGGTTGCAGGCCCGTGCCGCGGTGGCCTTTGACCTGGCCCAACGGCAGGAGCAGGCCGCGGTGGGTGTGCCCGCGTCCGAACGGGGCCACGGTGTCGGGGCGCAGATCGCGTTGGCCCGGCGGGAATCCCCGAACCGGGGCTCACGACTCCTGGGCATGGCGAAGGCGCTGGTGACGGAGATGCCGCACACCATGGCGGCGCTGGAATCGGGCCAGTTGAATGAATGGCGGGCCACGCTGCTGGTCAAGGAAACAGCATGCCTGTCTGCGGAGGACCGGTGCGCCGTGGACGAGGAACTCTCCGCAGATACCGGCACGTTCGAGGGGAAGGGCGACCGGGCGGTCATCGCCGCGGCGAAGGCTGCCGCCTACCGGCGTGATCCGCGTTCCGTTGCCCAACGCGCCGCCCACGCTTCCACCGAACGGACCGTGACCCTGCGCCCGGCGCCGGACACCATGACCTACCTGACCGCCCTCCTGCCAGTGGCTCAAGGTGTGGCGGCGTACGCCGCTCTGACCCGGGCTGCTGACTCTGCCCGTTCGGCCGGGGACCCCCGGATCCGGGGCCAGGTCATGGCAGACACCCTCGTCGAGCGCATCACCGGCAGGCGCGGCGGGATCAGCGGAATCGACCTGCAGCTCGTCATGACCGATCGAACCCTCTTTCAGGGCGACAGCGAACCTGCCCGGCTCCAGGGATACGGAGTTGTGCCTGCAGAATGGGCCAGGGCACTGGTTGGCGCCGGAAGCGGGGCCCTGTCCGAGCAGGCCCCGGCACCAAGGCAGGAGCCGGCGCCAACGCGGGACGACGAGCTAACCGTGTGGCTCCGCCGGCTCTACACCGCGCCGGCCACAGGCGAACTTCTGACCATGGACTCCAGAGCGAGGCTCTTCCCGCCACGACTCAGGCGTTTCATCGAAACCCGTGATGACACCTGCCGCACCCCCTATTGCGACGCGCCCATCCGGCATATCGATCACGTGGTCCCTTGGCATTCCGGCGGGACCACCACGCTGGCCAACGGGGCCGGACTCTGCGAGGCCTGCAACCACACCAAAGAAGACCCCGGCTGGAGCGCCAACACCATGCCCGGCGACAGACACACCCTGGAAACCACCACACCCACGGGACACAGCTACCGGTCGAAAGCCCCAGCCTTGCCGGGTTATAGACAGGGCTCTCGCACGTCCGCGGTGACAACTCCGGGGGTGATAGCGGAACCGTCGGCGACTCCAACAGGTTCGAGCATTACGCCCCCGGAGAGTTCACCGCAATCCCGCCGGGTTGGCCGTAGGGTGCGGTACCGGGACAAGTCGCCCGCGGTGGTTCGGTGA
- the deoC gene encoding deoxyribose-phosphate aldolase, with the protein MSNQAVAPANIASYIDHTLLKPEASEADVLKVCAEAIEYQFKSVCVNPVWVKTVTKALKGSGVLTCSVIGFPLGATPSDVKSFEARGAVLDGADEIDMVINMASARANDKGALVDDIKAVAETVHAGEAILKVIIETSMLNDEQKVIACQAAVEAGADFVKTSTGFNGGGATAEDVALMRKTVGPDLGVKASGGVRSLADAQAMIAAGATRIGASSGIAIVKGEQGSSAY; encoded by the coding sequence ATGAGCAACCAAGCCGTCGCCCCTGCGAACATCGCCTCCTACATCGACCACACCCTGTTGAAGCCGGAGGCCAGCGAGGCCGACGTCCTCAAGGTGTGCGCCGAAGCCATCGAATACCAGTTCAAATCAGTGTGCGTGAACCCGGTCTGGGTCAAAACCGTCACCAAGGCCCTCAAAGGTTCCGGTGTGCTGACGTGCTCGGTGATCGGCTTCCCCCTGGGTGCCACGCCCAGCGACGTCAAGTCCTTCGAAGCACGCGGAGCCGTGCTTGATGGAGCGGACGAGATCGACATGGTCATCAACATGGCCTCCGCCCGCGCCAACGACAAGGGTGCGCTGGTGGATGACATCAAGGCCGTGGCCGAGACAGTCCACGCCGGTGAAGCCATCCTGAAGGTCATCATCGAGACGTCAATGTTGAACGATGAGCAGAAGGTCATCGCGTGCCAAGCAGCCGTGGAGGCAGGGGCGGACTTCGTAAAGACGTCCACCGGATTCAACGGCGGCGGCGCCACAGCAGAAGACGTTGCGTTGATGCGCAAGACCGTTGGACCGGACTTGGGCGTCAAGGCCTCCGGTGGAGTGCGTTCCCTCGCCGATGCACAGGCTATGATTGCTGCTGGTGCAACACGTATCGGAGCGAGTTCCGGAATTGCCATCGTCAAGGGTGAACAAGGTTCATCTGCCTACTGA
- a CDS encoding PIG-L family deacetylase, producing the protein MPQQSRIDRSLSGDAPWLFLSPHLDDAVLSCGALMEAQAQGREVIVATLFTEASPGPHTRAAKSFMNQCAVKNAGHLFAARQAEDRAVLEDMGVRSIHMGAVDALFRRRRALRFGSSAWDRLLPEMTHRYPTYRFDIALGRIARGDQELIGQLRTDVAGLMGLTGAELLFCPVGVGKHVDHLITREAGMAHPENLVLYSDFPYDLEAEPDARRLAQLGYVPWSWDQGLANKPPRIRQYGTQADALFPTGEVPVKAETYFVPAF; encoded by the coding sequence TTGCCCCAGCAATCCAGAATCGATCGATCCTTGTCAGGCGATGCGCCGTGGCTTTTCCTTTCGCCGCACCTGGACGACGCCGTCCTGTCCTGCGGTGCGCTGATGGAGGCCCAGGCCCAAGGCCGCGAAGTGATTGTGGCAACCTTGTTCACTGAAGCGTCGCCGGGGCCGCACACACGGGCCGCGAAGTCCTTCATGAACCAATGCGCGGTCAAGAATGCCGGGCATTTGTTTGCCGCCCGTCAAGCCGAAGACAGGGCAGTGTTGGAAGACATGGGCGTCCGATCGATCCACATGGGAGCCGTGGACGCTTTGTTCCGCCGACGCCGGGCCCTCCGGTTTGGCAGCAGTGCTTGGGACAGGCTTCTCCCGGAAATGACGCACCGATATCCCACGTACAGGTTCGACATCGCGCTGGGACGGATCGCGAGGGGAGACCAGGAGCTCATCGGCCAACTCCGCACCGATGTGGCTGGGTTGATGGGGCTGACCGGGGCCGAGCTGCTGTTCTGCCCTGTGGGAGTAGGGAAGCACGTGGACCACCTCATCACCCGGGAAGCCGGCATGGCCCATCCGGAGAACCTGGTGCTGTACTCGGATTTCCCTTACGACCTCGAGGCCGAACCGGATGCACGGCGCTTGGCACAACTGGGCTACGTCCCGTGGAGCTGGGATCAGGGCCTTGCCAATAAGCCGCCCAGGATCCGGCAATACGGCACCCAGGCGGATGCACTTTTTCCCACTGGCGAGGTTCCGGTAAAGGCGGAGACCTACTTCGTCCCGGCTTTTTGA
- a CDS encoding FAD-dependent oxidoreductase, with translation MSATPSAPSLHIVIAGAGPAAQALVRRLAGRSDSRQRAFDGTITVLSNRDECPDALLELAELPQVSVRFGQPASFIDADSKIVTTVDGMEFAYDQLVIATGSAPVLPPVAGAESSLSYSTIDDAANIGEAVKDVTRIVGRRPLGILVGNGPAAGQAEAVLRARGVRPVRTTLRPAAVVASAAGSPLPATGILFEDGSSMNGDLVVIAEERTARNDLAESAGLLVASDGGIAVGRDLATSVPGIWAIGDAASCDGLRLGLLLSAESSAMLCASGMLLGSPGFADLQAPLAA, from the coding sequence ATGTCCGCCACCCCGTCCGCACCTTCCCTCCACATCGTCATCGCAGGCGCAGGCCCCGCCGCCCAGGCTTTGGTGCGGCGACTTGCCGGAAGGTCCGACTCCCGGCAACGCGCGTTCGACGGAACCATCACCGTGCTCAGCAACCGTGACGAGTGCCCGGACGCCCTGCTTGAACTCGCTGAACTCCCCCAGGTCTCGGTCCGCTTCGGCCAGCCGGCCAGCTTCATCGACGCCGACTCAAAGATTGTCACCACTGTGGACGGCATGGAGTTCGCTTACGACCAGCTGGTCATCGCAACAGGCTCCGCCCCGGTCCTGCCCCCGGTGGCGGGCGCCGAATCCAGCCTGAGCTACTCCACCATCGACGACGCCGCAAACATCGGCGAAGCAGTCAAGGACGTCACCCGGATCGTCGGCCGACGCCCCTTGGGGATCCTCGTAGGCAACGGACCTGCTGCTGGCCAGGCTGAGGCCGTGCTGCGGGCACGCGGGGTCCGTCCCGTCCGCACCACCCTCCGCCCTGCCGCCGTCGTAGCGTCTGCTGCTGGCTCCCCGCTCCCGGCAACCGGCATCCTCTTCGAGGATGGCAGCAGCATGAACGGAGACCTCGTAGTCATCGCCGAGGAGCGCACTGCACGCAACGATCTCGCCGAGAGCGCCGGCCTCCTGGTAGCGTCCGACGGCGGCATTGCAGTGGGGCGCGACCTCGCCACCTCCGTTCCGGGTATCTGGGCGATCGGCGACGCCGCGTCCTGCGACGGCCTTCGCCTTGGTTTGCTTCTCTCCGCCGAGTCTTCGGCGATGCTGTGCGCTTCGGGCATGCTCTTGGGTTCGCCGGGCTTCGCGGATCTGCAAGCGCCCCTTGCAGCATGA
- a CDS encoding acetoacetate decarboxylase family protein, which produces MKNLTELATPLLKLLPSPVPRRQERLRGQHAFADGIKYVMPVNSDDSPVLMAAFPINKKAAAAALPGSEMRPFSLGGKGLLVVTVVNYKSTDIGKYIEYSLAIAITHGSRPAPPILPLIFQKTFKLGQFVVDLPVSSEVSVKGGKGIWGMPKHQANLDFVVTDSSVSAQYDKDGQLGCYIEIERPAAPSATQLPLKLAASNYCVFRNMLWKSDIYFEATGDIALGAQAKARLILGDAPGVEPLKKLQVESKPVFTAWLPQAHGVLDDHYEAWFLTAPTQLEAAALRGGDMMDSVVDLGQGQEWLAPPDRSRVQGGAQ; this is translated from the coding sequence ATGAAAAACCTCACCGAGCTGGCCACACCCTTGCTCAAACTCCTCCCGTCTCCGGTTCCACGGCGGCAGGAGCGGCTCCGCGGGCAGCATGCCTTCGCGGATGGGATCAAGTACGTCATGCCGGTCAATTCCGATGACTCGCCCGTACTGATGGCGGCCTTCCCCATCAACAAGAAAGCCGCGGCCGCTGCGCTCCCCGGTTCCGAGATGCGGCCGTTCAGTCTCGGCGGCAAAGGCTTGTTGGTGGTGACGGTGGTCAACTACAAATCCACTGACATCGGGAAGTACATCGAATACTCCCTGGCCATCGCCATCACCCACGGCAGCCGCCCAGCCCCGCCCATCCTCCCGCTGATCTTCCAAAAGACCTTCAAACTGGGTCAGTTCGTGGTGGACCTGCCCGTGAGCTCCGAAGTCTCAGTCAAGGGAGGCAAAGGGATCTGGGGAATGCCCAAACACCAAGCCAACCTGGACTTCGTGGTCACGGACTCCTCGGTCTCCGCACAGTACGACAAGGACGGCCAGTTGGGCTGCTACATCGAGATCGAACGGCCCGCAGCGCCAAGCGCAACCCAGCTGCCACTCAAACTCGCTGCCTCAAACTACTGTGTCTTCCGGAACATGCTCTGGAAATCGGACATCTACTTCGAAGCCACCGGGGACATCGCCCTCGGAGCCCAAGCCAAGGCGCGGCTCATCCTCGGTGACGCGCCCGGCGTCGAACCCTTGAAAAAGCTGCAGGTAGAAAGCAAACCGGTGTTCACCGCATGGTTGCCGCAAGCCCACGGTGTCCTGGACGACCACTACGAAGCCTGGTTCCTCACAGCCCCCACCCAGCTCGAAGCCGCAGCGCTGCGCGGCGGGGACATGATGGACAGCGTGGTGGATTTGGGCCAAGGGCAGGAATGGCTGGCCCCGCCGGACCGCAGCCGGGTACAGGGCGGTGCCCAATGA
- a CDS encoding patatin-like phospholipase family protein, protein MKRSLVLAGGGMRVAWQAGVVKALAEEGLEFHHVDGTSGGILTAGMLLSGVSPEEMCNRWSGVDVKDFGSALPVGDYLKGPWSLPAIGDADGILGKVFPALGINDATIRARAAEPGAVEGSFNVVEFTEKRCHALDATVIDAGLMAAGMSLPIFLTPLRRDGKIWTDAVWVRDANVAEALQRGADEVWLVWCIGNTPYWGDGPLEQYVHMIEMSAMGALLADFEVAATAGREFVLHVVRPRHPLPLDPEFYLGRIDAETLIGMGYRDARAYLESMTDAGVAKDASCTAMTEPAPGVRFNDTLRGDLDGSPVTLKATVVLPSDPGDEAPQLTGYLEHPRFGRAFLAGGRVEVMGDDVTYRARVRLDGGWQSVAVTRTLRDDPGPDAWADTRRARLEVGGLVADLSMSLADAAGLLASLEPVGAHGLVDRAGAVAGFAGNGFRELLRRY, encoded by the coding sequence GTGAAACGCTCGCTGGTCCTCGCAGGTGGCGGAATGCGGGTGGCCTGGCAGGCCGGCGTGGTGAAGGCGCTCGCTGAGGAAGGCCTGGAATTCCACCATGTTGACGGCACCTCCGGCGGGATCCTCACGGCCGGCATGCTGCTCTCAGGAGTGTCGCCTGAGGAGATGTGCAACCGTTGGTCGGGGGTTGACGTCAAGGACTTCGGCTCGGCATTGCCTGTGGGTGACTATCTCAAGGGGCCGTGGTCCCTTCCTGCCATCGGCGATGCCGACGGCATCCTCGGGAAAGTCTTCCCGGCTCTGGGCATCAACGACGCAACCATCCGCGCCCGCGCGGCTGAACCGGGCGCCGTCGAAGGTTCCTTCAACGTAGTGGAGTTCACCGAAAAGCGCTGCCACGCACTCGACGCCACGGTCATTGACGCCGGGCTCATGGCGGCGGGCATGTCGTTGCCCATCTTCCTGACACCCCTGCGACGGGACGGGAAGATTTGGACCGACGCGGTCTGGGTACGGGACGCCAACGTGGCCGAAGCCCTGCAGCGGGGTGCCGACGAAGTATGGCTTGTCTGGTGCATTGGAAATACGCCGTACTGGGGCGATGGTCCGCTGGAACAGTACGTGCACATGATCGAAATGAGCGCCATGGGGGCGCTCTTGGCGGATTTCGAGGTTGCCGCAACTGCCGGGCGCGAGTTTGTGCTGCATGTGGTCCGGCCACGCCACCCGCTTCCGTTGGACCCGGAGTTCTACTTGGGCAGGATCGACGCCGAGACCCTGATCGGGATGGGTTACCGGGATGCCCGCGCCTACCTTGAATCAATGACTGACGCCGGAGTGGCCAAGGATGCGAGCTGCACTGCGATGACTGAACCGGCACCGGGAGTCCGCTTCAACGACACCCTTCGCGGCGACCTGGACGGTTCTCCCGTGACGCTCAAGGCCACAGTGGTCCTTCCGTCTGATCCCGGCGATGAAGCGCCTCAGCTCACCGGATACCTTGAGCACCCACGGTTCGGGCGGGCGTTCCTGGCAGGCGGCCGGGTGGAGGTCATGGGGGACGACGTCACGTACCGTGCACGGGTAAGGCTCGACGGCGGGTGGCAAAGCGTCGCCGTGACGCGCACCTTGCGTGACGACCCGGGTCCGGATGCCTGGGCGGATACGCGGCGTGCCCGGCTGGAAGTTGGTGGGCTGGTTGCCGACCTCAGCATGAGCCTGGCCGACGCTGCAGGGCTCCTGGCCTCCCTCGAACCGGTGGGCGCCCACGGACTCGTGGACCGTGCGGGGGCAGTGGCCGGCTTCGCTGGGAACGGTTTCCGCGAGCTGCTCCGCCGATACTGA
- a CDS encoding right-handed parallel beta-helix repeat-containing protein, which translates to MKSAVPKVALLVVALAAAGLGVAVVAAKPGAVDPNPSYCSAPGSQATHVEKFTVNGYLDPEDTSKSLQQLIDAASKDGGGIVELPEGTFTLGRPLVIKSNVALKGTGQATVLKAGPGFLKTKGPFGGHPLITTNGAQNVTISHLTADQSGGELDGNTSERLTEYLVDVRHTTNALVEDVRTRNPFTYSIAVVASSNFCIRNNDTLVTSSGTYDQLDGIHITDSHGGIVEGNTVDQRQGDDGDDGLVAQTIGASVYDVTYRNNKVRGGSHGSGMQLAVGKHEIYNITVENNRFWESPNGVKIGYYDGNAAVHDIVVKNNSVVDTPGPWLDFQGDLRNITVTDNVFCQSGAMKLGDAPGNVVSNNREGC; encoded by the coding sequence ATGAAATCAGCGGTCCCCAAGGTTGCCTTGCTGGTAGTGGCATTGGCCGCGGCAGGCCTCGGCGTGGCCGTCGTCGCGGCGAAACCCGGCGCCGTCGACCCTAACCCGTCCTACTGCAGCGCTCCGGGCAGCCAAGCCACCCACGTCGAGAAGTTCACAGTCAACGGCTACCTGGACCCGGAGGACACCTCCAAGTCCCTCCAGCAACTCATCGACGCCGCATCCAAGGACGGTGGCGGCATCGTAGAACTGCCTGAGGGAACGTTCACGCTGGGGCGTCCGCTGGTCATCAAGAGCAACGTGGCCCTCAAGGGTACGGGGCAAGCCACAGTGCTGAAAGCGGGGCCGGGGTTCCTGAAAACCAAAGGACCCTTCGGCGGGCACCCGCTCATCACCACCAACGGGGCGCAGAACGTCACCATCTCCCACCTCACTGCAGATCAAAGCGGCGGGGAATTGGACGGCAACACCTCGGAACGGCTCACTGAATACCTGGTGGACGTGCGTCACACCACCAATGCGTTGGTGGAAGATGTCCGGACCCGGAACCCCTTTACCTACTCCATCGCGGTGGTCGCCAGCAGCAACTTCTGCATCCGCAACAATGACACGCTGGTGACCAGCAGCGGCACATACGATCAATTGGACGGCATCCACATCACCGATTCACACGGCGGCATAGTGGAAGGCAATACTGTCGATCAACGCCAGGGAGACGACGGCGACGACGGCCTCGTGGCGCAAACCATTGGAGCCTCGGTCTACGACGTCACCTACCGGAATAACAAGGTCCGCGGCGGATCGCACGGTTCTGGAATGCAGTTGGCGGTGGGAAAGCACGAGATCTACAACATCACGGTGGAGAACAACCGCTTCTGGGAATCCCCCAACGGCGTCAAGATCGGCTACTACGACGGCAACGCCGCTGTTCATGACATCGTGGTCAAGAACAACTCCGTCGTTGATACGCCAGGACCGTGGCTGGATTTCCAAGGGGACCTGAGGAATATCACGGTGACGGACAACGTCTTCTGCCAGAGCGGGGCCATGAAGCTTGGCGATGCTCCCGGCAATGTTGTGTCGAACAACCGCGAAGGTTGCTGA